Part of the Brassica oleracea var. oleracea cultivar TO1000 chromosome C8, BOL, whole genome shotgun sequence genome is shown below.
TCGTACTTTGTTTACTCAGCTTCTCTGGGGGTTTTAATGTGAACGAATGTTTTTTTTTTTCAGCTGGGGGATACATTAAGAGTGGGATACAGTTTGATTGGAGAACTCGGTCCAGAATCTGCGTTGGTGTTGCTAAAGGTCTTGCCTTTCTTCATGAAGAAGTAAGGCCTCACATTATTCATAGAGATATCAAAGCGAGCAACATCCTACTTGACAGAGATTTTTCTCCCAAGATAGCTGACTTTGGACTCGCCAAGCTTATGCCGCCGAACATGACTCATGTCAGCACTCGTGTCGCCGGTACAATGTGAGTTTCAAGCGTTTTTTTTTATTCTCCCTATAAGTAAAGGTTCTTAATTAACATGTGTTCACATCTGGTTTGTGCAGTGGTTATCTAGCGCCAGAGTATGCGGTTAGGGGACAGGTTACGCGCAAAGCTGATGTTTACAGCTTTGGAGTCCTTCTGATGGAGATAGTCAGTGCAAGAAGTAACAAAAACACACGGTTACCCCAGGGGTATCAATATCTTCTAGAAAGAGTAAGTCTCTTGCCGTTTATGCTCTTTTGTAAGCTCTTTGCTTTGAGAGATAACTTTTTTCTTGCATTTCCAACAGGCTTGGGATCTTTATGAGCGAAATGAGCTCGTGGATCTCGTCGACACAGGGCTAAACGGAGTCTTTGACGGAGAGGAAGCTTGCCGGTACTTAAAAATAGGTCTTTTGTGCACGCAAGACAATCCTAAGCTAAGGCCAAGTATGTCCACAGTGGTGAAGCTGTTAACAGGGGAGAAGAAGGATATAGAGAGCAGGAACATAACCAGACCGGGTTTGATTTCTGATTTTATGGACTTGAAAGTGAAAGGACCGGTCGAGAAAAAGCCAGAGGAAGTGAACAGACGCAGCAACTACTACACGAATCTTTCTTCAGATAATGCCTCGTCTAGCACCGGGACTAGAGATAACTCAAATGCTTACTCGTCAGGGGCTTCTTCATCTACTGCGGTTTCTACACTCAGCAGTACCATTTAGAAAAGAAAAGGAGAAAACGTTTTTTTTTTGTCTTTGATGTTTTTGTGGTCCCATCATCATCTTCTTCTTCCTTGGACCCAAACAGAAGGTTTCTTTCT
Proteins encoded:
- the LOC106312100 gene encoding putative serine/threonine-protein kinase, translated to MWGSCFSCHKSGGEPSQVDREISAIIKVKIYKYKEIRQATDDFDPLNKIGEGGFGSVYKGRLKDGNIAAIKVLSAESRQGVKEFLTEINVISEIQHENLVKLYGCCVERDHRILVYNYLENSSLDMTLLAGGYIKSGIQFDWRTRSRICVGVAKGLAFLHEEVRPHIIHRDIKASNILLDRDFSPKIADFGLAKLMPPNMTHVSTRVAGTIGYLAPEYAVRGQVTRKADVYSFGVLLMEIVSARSNKNTRLPQGYQYLLERAWDLYERNELVDLVDTGLNGVFDGEEACRYLKIGLLCTQDNPKLRPSMSTVVKLLTGEKKDIESRNITRPGLISDFMDLKVKGPVEKKPEEVNRRSNYYTNLSSDNASSSTGTRDNSNAYSSGASSSTAVSTLSSTI